In the Sus scrofa isolate TJ Tabasco breed Duroc chromosome 6, Sscrofa11.1, whole genome shotgun sequence genome, one interval contains:
- the DMPK gene encoding myotonin-protein kinase isoform X8: MSAEVRLRRLQQLVLDPGFLGLEPLLDLLLGVHQELGASDLAQEKYVADFLQWVDPIAARLKEARLQRDDFEILKVIGRGAFSEVAVVKMKQTGQVYAMKIMNKWDMLKRGEVSCFREERDVLVNGDQRWITQLHFAFQDENYLYLVMEYYVGGDLLTLLSKFGERIPAEMARFYLAEIVMAIDSVHRLGYVHRDIKPDNILLDRCGHIRLADFGSCLKLRADGTVRSLVAVGTPDYLSPEILQAVGGAPGTGSYGPECDWWALGVFAYEMFYGQTPFYADSTAETYGKIVHYKEHLSLPLADAGVPEEARDLIQQLLCPREMRLGRNGAGDFQKHPFFFGLDWDSLRDSVPPFTPDFDSATDTCNFDVVEDGLTAMVSGGGETLSDIGEGMPLGVHLPFVGYSYSCMALRDEEILGSTPMELEAEPLPEPLQEPSLEPTVPGSEETAEVAVPEAILEPVAEAEVTLRELQEALEEEVLSRQSLSQELEAIRLANQNFASQLQEAQARNRDLEAHVRQLQERMELLQAEGAAGP, encoded by the exons ATGTCAGCCGAGGTGCGGCTGAGGCGGCTTCAGCAGCTGGTGCTGGACCCCGGCTTCCTGGGGCTGGAGCCCCTGCTTGACCTTCTCCTGGGTGTCCACCAGGAGTTGGGCGCCTCCGACCTGGCCCAGGAGAAGTATGTGGCCGACTTCTTGCAGTGGG TGGATCCCATTGCGGCGAGGCTTAAGGAAGCCCGACTGCAGAGGGATGACTTCGAGATTCTGAAGGTGATCGGACGCGGGGCGTTCAGCGAG GTAGCGGTGGTGAAGATGAAGCAGACGGGCCAGGTGTACGCCATGAAGATCATGAATAAGTGGGACATGCTGAAGAGAGGCGAG GTGTCGTGCTTCCGCGAAGAGAGGGATGTGTTGGTGAACGGGGACCAGCGCTGGATCACGCAGCTGCATTTCGCCTTCCAGGACGAGAACTACCTG TACCTGGTCATGGAGTACTACGTGGGCGGGGACCTGCTAACGCTGCTGAGCAAGTTTGGGGAGCGGATCCCAGCCGAGATGGCACGCTTCTACCTGGCCGAGATTGTCATGGCCATAGACTCGGTACACCGGCTGGGCTACGTGCACAG GGACATCAAACCAGACAACATACTGCTGGACCGCTGCGGCCACATCCGCTTGGCGGACTTCGGCTCCTGCCTCAAGTTGCGGGCAGATGGAACG GTGCGGTCCCTGGTGGCGGTGGGCACCCCGGACTACTTGTCTCCCGAGATCCTGCAGGCCGTGGGCGGCGCGCCGGGGACTGGCAGCTACGGGCCCGAGTGTGACTGGTGGGCGCTGGGCGTGTTCGCCTATGAAATGTTCTATGGGCAGACGCCCTTCTACGCTGACTCCACGGCTGAGACCTACGGCAAGATCGTGCACTACAAG GAGCACCTGTCTCTACCGCTGGCAGATGCAGGGGTCCCTGAGGAGGCTCGCGACCTCATCCAGCAGCTGCTGTGTCCGCGGGAGATGCGCCTGGGCCGGAATGGAGCAGGCGATTTCCAGAagcatcctttcttttttggccttgaCTGGGACAGCCTCCGAGACAGCGTGCCTCCCTTTACACCAGATTTTGACAGTGCCACGGACACGTGCAACTTCGATGTGGTGGAAGATGGGCTCACTGCCATGGTGAGCGGGGGCGGG GAGACGCTGTCAGATATTGGGGAAGGCATGCCCCTGGGGGTCCACCTGCCTTTCGTGGGCTACTCCTACTCCTGCATGGCCCTCAG GGACGAGGAGATCCTGGGCTCCACGCCCATGGAACTGGAGGCCGAGCCGTTGCCTGAGCCATTGCAAGAGCCCAGCCTGGAACCCACAGTGCCCGGATCAGAGGAAACA GCTGAAGTGGCAGTTCCAGAGGCCATTCTGGAGCCGGTGGCAGAAGCCGAGGTGACGCTGCGGGAGCTCCAAGAGGCCTTGGAGGAGGAGGTGCTTAGCCGGCAGAGCTTGAGCCAGGAGCTAGAGGCCATCCGTTTGGCCAACCAGAACTTCGCCAG TCAACTCCAGGAGGCCCAGGCCCGGAACCGAGACCTGGAGGCGCACGTTCGGCAGCTGCAGGAGCGGATGGAGTTGCTTCAGGCCGAGGGAGCCGCAG GTCCCTAG
- the DMPK gene encoding myotonin-protein kinase isoform X9, which translates to MSAEVRLRRLQQLVLDPGFLGLEPLLDLLLGVHQELGASDLAQEKYVADFLQWVDPIAARLKEARLQRDDFEILKVIGRGAFSEVAVVKMKQTGQVYAMKIMNKWDMLKRGEVSCFREERDVLVNGDQRWITQLHFAFQDENYLYLVMEYYVGGDLLTLLSKFGERIPAEMARFYLAEIVMAIDSVHRLGYVHRDIKPDNILLDRCGHIRLADFGSCLKLRADGTVRSLVAVGTPDYLSPEILQAVGGAPGTGSYGPECDWWALGVFAYEMFYGQTPFYADSTAETYGKIVHYKEHLSLPLADAGVPEEARDLIQQLLCPREMRLGRNGAGDFQKHPFFFGLDWDSLRDSVPPFTPDFDSATDTCNFDVVEDGLTAMETLSDIGEGMPLGVHLPFVGYSYSCMALRDEEILGSTPMELEAEPLPEPLQEPSLEPTVPGSEETAEVAVPEAILEPVAEAEVTLRELQEALEEEVLSRQSLSQELEAIRLANQNFASQLQEAQARNRDLEAHVRQLQERMELLQAEGAAGP; encoded by the exons ATGTCAGCCGAGGTGCGGCTGAGGCGGCTTCAGCAGCTGGTGCTGGACCCCGGCTTCCTGGGGCTGGAGCCCCTGCTTGACCTTCTCCTGGGTGTCCACCAGGAGTTGGGCGCCTCCGACCTGGCCCAGGAGAAGTATGTGGCCGACTTCTTGCAGTGGG TGGATCCCATTGCGGCGAGGCTTAAGGAAGCCCGACTGCAGAGGGATGACTTCGAGATTCTGAAGGTGATCGGACGCGGGGCGTTCAGCGAG GTAGCGGTGGTGAAGATGAAGCAGACGGGCCAGGTGTACGCCATGAAGATCATGAATAAGTGGGACATGCTGAAGAGAGGCGAG GTGTCGTGCTTCCGCGAAGAGAGGGATGTGTTGGTGAACGGGGACCAGCGCTGGATCACGCAGCTGCATTTCGCCTTCCAGGACGAGAACTACCTG TACCTGGTCATGGAGTACTACGTGGGCGGGGACCTGCTAACGCTGCTGAGCAAGTTTGGGGAGCGGATCCCAGCCGAGATGGCACGCTTCTACCTGGCCGAGATTGTCATGGCCATAGACTCGGTACACCGGCTGGGCTACGTGCACAG GGACATCAAACCAGACAACATACTGCTGGACCGCTGCGGCCACATCCGCTTGGCGGACTTCGGCTCCTGCCTCAAGTTGCGGGCAGATGGAACG GTGCGGTCCCTGGTGGCGGTGGGCACCCCGGACTACTTGTCTCCCGAGATCCTGCAGGCCGTGGGCGGCGCGCCGGGGACTGGCAGCTACGGGCCCGAGTGTGACTGGTGGGCGCTGGGCGTGTTCGCCTATGAAATGTTCTATGGGCAGACGCCCTTCTACGCTGACTCCACGGCTGAGACCTACGGCAAGATCGTGCACTACAAG GAGCACCTGTCTCTACCGCTGGCAGATGCAGGGGTCCCTGAGGAGGCTCGCGACCTCATCCAGCAGCTGCTGTGTCCGCGGGAGATGCGCCTGGGCCGGAATGGAGCAGGCGATTTCCAGAagcatcctttcttttttggccttgaCTGGGACAGCCTCCGAGACAGCGTGCCTCCCTTTACACCAGATTTTGACAGTGCCACGGACACGTGCAACTTCGATGTGGTGGAAGATGGGCTCACTGCCATG GAGACGCTGTCAGATATTGGGGAAGGCATGCCCCTGGGGGTCCACCTGCCTTTCGTGGGCTACTCCTACTCCTGCATGGCCCTCAG GGACGAGGAGATCCTGGGCTCCACGCCCATGGAACTGGAGGCCGAGCCGTTGCCTGAGCCATTGCAAGAGCCCAGCCTGGAACCCACAGTGCCCGGATCAGAGGAAACA GCTGAAGTGGCAGTTCCAGAGGCCATTCTGGAGCCGGTGGCAGAAGCCGAGGTGACGCTGCGGGAGCTCCAAGAGGCCTTGGAGGAGGAGGTGCTTAGCCGGCAGAGCTTGAGCCAGGAGCTAGAGGCCATCCGTTTGGCCAACCAGAACTTCGCCAG TCAACTCCAGGAGGCCCAGGCCCGGAACCGAGACCTGGAGGCGCACGTTCGGCAGCTGCAGGAGCGGATGGAGTTGCTTCAGGCCGAGGGAGCCGCAG GTCCCTAG
- the DMPK gene encoding myotonin-protein kinase isoform X7, translating to MSAEVRLRRLQQLVLDPGFLGLEPLLDLLLGVHQELGASDLAQEKYVADFLQWVDPIAARLKEARLQRDDFEILKVIGRGAFSEVAVVKMKQTGQVYAMKIMNKWDMLKRGEVSCFREERDVLVNGDQRWITQLHFAFQDENYLYLVMEYYVGGDLLTLLSKFGERIPAEMARFYLAEIVMAIDSVHRLGYVHRDIKPDNILLDRCGHIRLADFGSCLKLRADGTVRSLVAVGTPDYLSPEILQAVGGAPGTGSYGPECDWWALGVFAYEMFYGQTPFYADSTAETYGKIVHYKEHLSLPLADAGVPEEARDLIQQLLCPREMRLGRNGAGDFQKHPFFFGLDWDSLRDSVPPFTPDFDSATDTCNFDVVEDGLTAMETLSDIGEGMPLGVHLPFVGYSYSCMALRDEEILGSTPMELEAEPLPEPLQEPSLEPTVPGSEETAEVAVPEAILEPVAEAEVTLRELQEALEEEVLSRQSLSQELEAIRLANQNFASQLQEAQARNRDLEAHVRQLQERMELLQAEGAAGESLIRPLS from the exons ATGTCAGCCGAGGTGCGGCTGAGGCGGCTTCAGCAGCTGGTGCTGGACCCCGGCTTCCTGGGGCTGGAGCCCCTGCTTGACCTTCTCCTGGGTGTCCACCAGGAGTTGGGCGCCTCCGACCTGGCCCAGGAGAAGTATGTGGCCGACTTCTTGCAGTGGG TGGATCCCATTGCGGCGAGGCTTAAGGAAGCCCGACTGCAGAGGGATGACTTCGAGATTCTGAAGGTGATCGGACGCGGGGCGTTCAGCGAG GTAGCGGTGGTGAAGATGAAGCAGACGGGCCAGGTGTACGCCATGAAGATCATGAATAAGTGGGACATGCTGAAGAGAGGCGAG GTGTCGTGCTTCCGCGAAGAGAGGGATGTGTTGGTGAACGGGGACCAGCGCTGGATCACGCAGCTGCATTTCGCCTTCCAGGACGAGAACTACCTG TACCTGGTCATGGAGTACTACGTGGGCGGGGACCTGCTAACGCTGCTGAGCAAGTTTGGGGAGCGGATCCCAGCCGAGATGGCACGCTTCTACCTGGCCGAGATTGTCATGGCCATAGACTCGGTACACCGGCTGGGCTACGTGCACAG GGACATCAAACCAGACAACATACTGCTGGACCGCTGCGGCCACATCCGCTTGGCGGACTTCGGCTCCTGCCTCAAGTTGCGGGCAGATGGAACG GTGCGGTCCCTGGTGGCGGTGGGCACCCCGGACTACTTGTCTCCCGAGATCCTGCAGGCCGTGGGCGGCGCGCCGGGGACTGGCAGCTACGGGCCCGAGTGTGACTGGTGGGCGCTGGGCGTGTTCGCCTATGAAATGTTCTATGGGCAGACGCCCTTCTACGCTGACTCCACGGCTGAGACCTACGGCAAGATCGTGCACTACAAG GAGCACCTGTCTCTACCGCTGGCAGATGCAGGGGTCCCTGAGGAGGCTCGCGACCTCATCCAGCAGCTGCTGTGTCCGCGGGAGATGCGCCTGGGCCGGAATGGAGCAGGCGATTTCCAGAagcatcctttcttttttggccttgaCTGGGACAGCCTCCGAGACAGCGTGCCTCCCTTTACACCAGATTTTGACAGTGCCACGGACACGTGCAACTTCGATGTGGTGGAAGATGGGCTCACTGCCATG GAGACGCTGTCAGATATTGGGGAAGGCATGCCCCTGGGGGTCCACCTGCCTTTCGTGGGCTACTCCTACTCCTGCATGGCCCTCAG GGACGAGGAGATCCTGGGCTCCACGCCCATGGAACTGGAGGCCGAGCCGTTGCCTGAGCCATTGCAAGAGCCCAGCCTGGAACCCACAGTGCCCGGATCAGAGGAAACA GCTGAAGTGGCAGTTCCAGAGGCCATTCTGGAGCCGGTGGCAGAAGCCGAGGTGACGCTGCGGGAGCTCCAAGAGGCCTTGGAGGAGGAGGTGCTTAGCCGGCAGAGCTTGAGCCAGGAGCTAGAGGCCATCCGTTTGGCCAACCAGAACTTCGCCAG TCAACTCCAGGAGGCCCAGGCCCGGAACCGAGACCTGGAGGCGCACGTTCGGCAGCTGCAGGAGCGGATGGAGTTGCTTCAGGCCGAGGGAGCCGCAGGCGAGTCCCTCATCCGCCCCCTTTCCTGA
- the DMPK gene encoding myotonin-protein kinase isoform X6, protein MSAEVRLRRLQQLVLDPGFLGLEPLLDLLLGVHQELGASDLAQEKYVADFLQWVDPIAARLKEARLQRDDFEILKVIGRGAFSEVAVVKMKQTGQVYAMKIMNKWDMLKRGEVSCFREERDVLVNGDQRWITQLHFAFQDENYLYLVMEYYVGGDLLTLLSKFGERIPAEMARFYLAEIVMAIDSVHRLGYVHRDIKPDNILLDRCGHIRLADFGSCLKLRADGTVRSLVAVGTPDYLSPEILQAVGGAPGTGSYGPECDWWALGVFAYEMFYGQTPFYADSTAETYGKIVHYKEHLSLPLADAGVPEEARDLIQQLLCPREMRLGRNGAGDFQKHPFFFGLDWDSLRDSVPPFTPDFDSATDTCNFDVVEDGLTAMVSGGGETLSDIGEGMPLGVHLPFVGYSYSCMALRDEEILGSTPMELEAEPLPEPLQEPSLEPTVPGSEETAEVAVPEAILEPVAEAEVTLRELQEALEEEVLSRQSLSQELEAIRLANQNFASQLQEAQARNRDLEAHVRQLQERMELLQAEGAAGESLIRPLS, encoded by the exons ATGTCAGCCGAGGTGCGGCTGAGGCGGCTTCAGCAGCTGGTGCTGGACCCCGGCTTCCTGGGGCTGGAGCCCCTGCTTGACCTTCTCCTGGGTGTCCACCAGGAGTTGGGCGCCTCCGACCTGGCCCAGGAGAAGTATGTGGCCGACTTCTTGCAGTGGG TGGATCCCATTGCGGCGAGGCTTAAGGAAGCCCGACTGCAGAGGGATGACTTCGAGATTCTGAAGGTGATCGGACGCGGGGCGTTCAGCGAG GTAGCGGTGGTGAAGATGAAGCAGACGGGCCAGGTGTACGCCATGAAGATCATGAATAAGTGGGACATGCTGAAGAGAGGCGAG GTGTCGTGCTTCCGCGAAGAGAGGGATGTGTTGGTGAACGGGGACCAGCGCTGGATCACGCAGCTGCATTTCGCCTTCCAGGACGAGAACTACCTG TACCTGGTCATGGAGTACTACGTGGGCGGGGACCTGCTAACGCTGCTGAGCAAGTTTGGGGAGCGGATCCCAGCCGAGATGGCACGCTTCTACCTGGCCGAGATTGTCATGGCCATAGACTCGGTACACCGGCTGGGCTACGTGCACAG GGACATCAAACCAGACAACATACTGCTGGACCGCTGCGGCCACATCCGCTTGGCGGACTTCGGCTCCTGCCTCAAGTTGCGGGCAGATGGAACG GTGCGGTCCCTGGTGGCGGTGGGCACCCCGGACTACTTGTCTCCCGAGATCCTGCAGGCCGTGGGCGGCGCGCCGGGGACTGGCAGCTACGGGCCCGAGTGTGACTGGTGGGCGCTGGGCGTGTTCGCCTATGAAATGTTCTATGGGCAGACGCCCTTCTACGCTGACTCCACGGCTGAGACCTACGGCAAGATCGTGCACTACAAG GAGCACCTGTCTCTACCGCTGGCAGATGCAGGGGTCCCTGAGGAGGCTCGCGACCTCATCCAGCAGCTGCTGTGTCCGCGGGAGATGCGCCTGGGCCGGAATGGAGCAGGCGATTTCCAGAagcatcctttcttttttggccttgaCTGGGACAGCCTCCGAGACAGCGTGCCTCCCTTTACACCAGATTTTGACAGTGCCACGGACACGTGCAACTTCGATGTGGTGGAAGATGGGCTCACTGCCATGGTGAGCGGGGGCGGG GAGACGCTGTCAGATATTGGGGAAGGCATGCCCCTGGGGGTCCACCTGCCTTTCGTGGGCTACTCCTACTCCTGCATGGCCCTCAG GGACGAGGAGATCCTGGGCTCCACGCCCATGGAACTGGAGGCCGAGCCGTTGCCTGAGCCATTGCAAGAGCCCAGCCTGGAACCCACAGTGCCCGGATCAGAGGAAACA GCTGAAGTGGCAGTTCCAGAGGCCATTCTGGAGCCGGTGGCAGAAGCCGAGGTGACGCTGCGGGAGCTCCAAGAGGCCTTGGAGGAGGAGGTGCTTAGCCGGCAGAGCTTGAGCCAGGAGCTAGAGGCCATCCGTTTGGCCAACCAGAACTTCGCCAG TCAACTCCAGGAGGCCCAGGCCCGGAACCGAGACCTGGAGGCGCACGTTCGGCAGCTGCAGGAGCGGATGGAGTTGCTTCAGGCCGAGGGAGCCGCAGGCGAGTCCCTCATCCGCCCCCTTTCCTGA